The Gouania willdenowi chromosome 5, fGouWil2.1, whole genome shotgun sequence sequence AAGGACACTACACCCTTGGGGCAAATATCATCGATCTTGTTCTGGATAGGACTCATAAAATGGtctgactaaaaaaaataaaaaattgcaggAAATAAAACCTAATGTTAGCTAATAAGGATTTTGATTGcttttttgtactttatttttacagGCAGATCAGTGCAATGGCCTGCAGGGATTTCTCATCTTTCACTCCTTTGGTGGAGGCACTGGCTCTGGTTTTACCTCCTTGCTGATGGAGAGGCTCTCTGTTGAATATGGTTAAAAAGTCCAAGCTTGAGTTTGCCGTCTACCCAGCACCCCAGCTTTCAACTGCTGGAGTTGAGCCTTACAACTCCATCCTGAACACCCACACCACCTTGGAGCACTCGGACTGCGCCTTCATGGTGGACAACGAGGCCCTCTACGACATATGCAGCAGGAATCTAGGTATCAACCACCCTTCATACTTAAATATCAACCGTCTCATAATCCAGATCGTCTCATCAATCACGGCCTCGCTTCGATGGGCCTCTGAATGTTGATCTTACCGAGTTTCAGACCAACTTGGTGCCTTACCCTCGTATCCACTTCCCTCTGGACACTTACGCCCCATTCGTCACTGCTGAGAAAGCCTACCATGACCAGCTGTCTGTGTCTGAAATCACCAACGCCTGCTTTGAGCCAGCCAATCAGATGGTGAAGTGTGATCCTCGCCATGGTAAATACATGGCCTGCTGTCTGCTGTATCGAGGTGACGTGGTGCCAAAAGATGTCAACTCTGCTATCGCAGCCATCAAGACCAACCGCTCCATCCAGTTTGTGGACTGGTGCCCCACAGGCTTCAAGGT is a genomic window containing:
- the LOC114462980 gene encoding tubulin alpha chain-like, with the translated sequence MASDKTTENDSFCTFFNETGSSHQSRPRFDGPLNVDLTEFQTNLVPYPRIHFPLDTYAPFVTAEKAYHDQLSVSEITNACFEPANQMVKCDPRHGKYMACCLLYRGDVVPKDVNSAIAAIKTNRSIQFVDWCPTGFKVGTNYQPLTVVPGGDLAKVQRTVCMLTNTTTITEAWARLDYKFDLMYAKRAFVHWYVGEGMEEGEFSEAKEDMAALEKDYEEIDTDSVEDEGEGEEF